Proteins encoded by one window of Deltaproteobacteria bacterium:
- the gcvP gene encoding glycine dehydrogenase (aminomethyl-transferring), protein MVRRVLPPDLGPSDSFARRHIGPSDADVADMLRVIGAPSLDALIDQTVPADIRLGRPLDLPPAAGERDALAELRAIAARNRAFRSFIGCGYYDCITPPVIQRNVLENPGWYTQYTPYQAEISQGRLEVLLSFQTMVADLTGLPLANASLLDEATAAAEAMTMCRRILRNRRSRFFVADDCHPQTIAVVRTRARPLGIEVEVGPVDEAAPADDWIGALVQYPATDGRLRDYRDLCDRVHQAGGLVVMATDLLALTLLAPPGDIGADVAVGSSQRFGVPLGYGGPHAAFLATRDEHKRHIPGRLVGVSKDAHGRVAYRLALQTREQHIRRDRATSNICTAQVLLAIMAALYACWHGPDGLRRIAVRVRGWTRALAAGLRRLGFDVGSGDVFDTLRVRLPAGEAAHVLARAAARQMNLRDFGDGSVGVSLDETTGRRDVEDLLAAFAGDRAAPAVDELVDGVDAAYAAPFARTSGYLDHPCFHRYHTEHEMLRYLHRLQARDLSLTTSMIPLGSCTMKLNAAAEMVPITWPEFASLHPHAPAEQAGGYRELIDQLAAWLAEITGLPAVSLQPNAGSQGEYAGLLAIRRYLDARGDGGRDVCLIPTSAHGTNPASAVMAGFRVVPVACDDRGNIDVADLCAKADAHADALGALMVTYPSTHGVFEASIRAICDAVHERGGQVYLDGANLNAQVGLCRPGDYGADVCHVNLHKTFCIPHGGGGPGMGPIAAAAHLAPYLPGDPLDASARDWPVAAARFGSPSILPISWMYIRMMGPDGLARASQVAILNANYMAARLRGHYDVLYCGEGGRVAHEFVVDCRPFKKSAGVEVEDIAKRLMDFGFHAPTMSWPVAGTLMIEPTESESRAELDRFCDALIAIRDEIRAIERGDLPAGDNPLKCAPHTAGDVAATEWPHAYRREQAAFPAPWTRDHKFWPPVSRIDNAYGDRNLMCACPPPSAFAD, encoded by the coding sequence ATGGTCCGCCGCGTGCTGCCGCCAGATCTGGGTCCATCCGATTCGTTTGCCCGCCGCCACATCGGCCCGAGCGACGCCGACGTCGCGGACATGCTCCGCGTCATCGGCGCGCCGAGCCTCGACGCGTTGATCGACCAGACCGTTCCGGCCGACATCCGCCTCGGCCGCCCGCTCGATCTGCCGCCAGCGGCCGGCGAGCGCGACGCGCTGGCCGAGCTGCGCGCGATCGCCGCGCGCAACCGCGCGTTTCGCTCGTTCATTGGTTGCGGATACTACGATTGCATCACGCCGCCGGTCATTCAGCGCAACGTGCTGGAAAACCCCGGGTGGTACACGCAGTACACGCCGTACCAGGCCGAGATCTCGCAGGGCCGGCTCGAGGTGTTGCTGTCGTTCCAGACGATGGTGGCGGATCTCACCGGGTTGCCGCTGGCCAACGCATCGCTGCTCGACGAGGCGACCGCGGCCGCCGAGGCGATGACCATGTGCCGCCGCATCCTGCGAAATCGCCGCAGTCGCTTCTTCGTCGCCGACGACTGCCACCCGCAGACGATCGCGGTCGTGCGCACCCGCGCGAGGCCACTGGGCATCGAGGTCGAGGTGGGCCCGGTCGACGAGGCGGCGCCCGCCGACGACTGGATCGGCGCGCTCGTCCAGTATCCGGCGACCGACGGCCGGCTGCGCGACTACCGCGACCTGTGCGACCGCGTCCACCAGGCCGGCGGGCTCGTCGTCATGGCGACCGACCTGCTCGCACTCACGCTGCTGGCGCCGCCCGGCGACATCGGCGCCGACGTGGCCGTGGGGTCGTCGCAGCGGTTCGGCGTGCCGCTCGGCTACGGCGGGCCGCACGCCGCGTTCCTCGCGACGCGCGACGAGCACAAGCGACACATCCCCGGCCGCCTGGTCGGCGTGTCGAAGGACGCGCACGGGCGCGTCGCATACCGGCTGGCGCTGCAGACGCGCGAACAACACATCCGCCGCGACCGCGCGACCAGCAACATCTGCACCGCGCAGGTGCTGCTCGCGATCATGGCGGCGCTGTACGCGTGTTGGCACGGTCCGGACGGGCTGCGGCGGATCGCTGTGCGCGTGCGCGGGTGGACGCGCGCGCTCGCCGCGGGGTTGCGCCGCCTCGGGTTCGACGTGGGCAGCGGCGACGTGTTCGACACGTTGCGCGTGCGACTGCCCGCCGGCGAGGCGGCACACGTGCTGGCGCGCGCCGCGGCGCGGCAGATGAACCTGCGCGACTTCGGCGACGGCTCGGTCGGCGTGTCGCTCGACGAGACGACGGGCCGGCGCGACGTCGAAGACCTGCTGGCCGCGTTCGCCGGCGACCGCGCCGCGCCCGCGGTCGACGAACTCGTCGACGGCGTCGACGCCGCGTACGCCGCGCCGTTTGCGCGCACCAGCGGCTACCTCGACCATCCGTGCTTTCACCGCTACCACACCGAGCACGAGATGTTGCGCTACCTGCACCGGCTGCAGGCGCGCGACCTGTCGCTCACGACGTCGATGATCCCGCTCGGCTCGTGCACGATGAAGCTCAACGCAGCGGCCGAGATGGTCCCGATCACGTGGCCGGAGTTCGCGAGCCTGCACCCGCACGCTCCGGCGGAGCAGGCGGGGGGCTACCGCGAGCTGATCGACCAACTCGCGGCGTGGCTCGCGGAGATCACCGGGCTGCCGGCGGTGTCGCTGCAGCCGAACGCCGGGTCGCAGGGCGAATACGCCGGATTGCTCGCGATCCGCCGCTACCTGGATGCGCGGGGCGACGGCGGCCGCGACGTGTGCCTGATCCCGACGTCGGCGCACGGCACCAACCCGGCGAGCGCCGTGATGGCCGGCTTCCGCGTGGTGCCGGTCGCGTGCGACGACCGCGGCAACATCGACGTGGCCGATCTGTGCGCCAAGGCCGACGCGCACGCCGACGCGCTCGGCGCGCTGATGGTCACCTACCCGTCGACCCACGGCGTGTTCGAGGCGAGCATCCGCGCGATCTGCGACGCGGTCCACGAGCGCGGCGGGCAGGTCTACCTCGACGGCGCGAACCTCAACGCGCAGGTCGGCCTGTGCCGGCCCGGCGACTACGGCGCCGACGTCTGCCACGTGAACCTACACAAGACGTTCTGCATTCCGCACGGCGGCGGCGGCCCCGGCATGGGGCCGATCGCCGCCGCGGCGCACCTGGCGCCGTACCTGCCGGGCGATCCGCTCGACGCGTCGGCGCGCGATTGGCCGGTCGCGGCCGCTCGCTTCGGCAGCCCGAGCATCCTGCCGATTTCGTGGATGTACATCCGCATGATGGGCCCCGACGGGCTGGCGCGCGCGTCGCAGGTCGCGATCCTCAACGCCAACTACATGGCGGCCCGACTGCGCGGCCACTACGACGTGCTGTATTGTGGCGAGGGCGGGCGCGTCGCCCACGAGTTCGTCGTCGATTGCCGGCCGTTCAAAAAGTCCGCCGGCGTCGAGGTCGAGGACATCGCCAAGCGGCTGATGGACTTCGGCTTCCACGCGCCGACGATGTCGTGGCCGGTCGCCGGCACTCTCATGATCGAGCCGACCGAGTCCGAGTCGCGCGCGGAACTCGATCGCTTTTGCGACGCGCTGATCGCCATCCGCGACGAGATCCGCGCGATCGAGCGCGGCGACCTACCGGCCGGCGATAACCCGCTCAAGTGCGCGCCGCACACCGCCGGCGACGTCGCGGCGACCGAGTGGCCGCACGCGTACCGGCGCGAGCAGGCGGCGTTCCCGGCGCCGTGGACGCGCGATCACAAGTTTTGGCCACCCGTGTCCCGCATCGACAATGCGTACGGCGATCGCAATCTGATGTGCGCGTGTCCGCCGCCATCGGCATTCGCCGACTGA
- a CDS encoding FAD-containing oxidoreductase, with amino-acid sequence MRRDDPADDELAAHVRPPGWENPRPRGRYNLVVIGGGTAGLVAAVGAAGLGARVALVERDRLGGDCLNTGCVPSKALIAIARAAAAAPPADPAAAFAAALARVRAVRAAVAEHDSAHRLRDLGVDVYFGAARFTGRDRVAVGDAELRFARACIATGARPAVPPIEGLREAGYLTSDSVFDLDELPRRLAIVGGGPIGCELAQAFARLGSKVVLVEAADRLLPRDDPDAGGIVARALQRDGVRVLVGAPVDRVEPARTLVAGGQRLRVDAILVATGRAPNVEDLDLAAAGIAIGPHGVAVDDRLRTANRRVYAAGDCCSPLRYTHAADAMARIVLRNALFFGRARASRLVVPWATYTDPEVAGVGLTAADAESRGIAAVVYDVAMAEVDRARTDGATDGLLRVVTRRGSDRILGATAVSPVAGETIAAVAFAMAHGRGLADFGHAIAPYPTYARALGRAADAYQRARLTPRVARWLAWLLRRRR; translated from the coding sequence ATGCGCCGCGACGATCCGGCCGACGACGAACTCGCCGCGCACGTCCGCCCGCCCGGTTGGGAAAACCCGCGGCCGCGCGGGCGCTACAACCTCGTCGTGATCGGCGGCGGCACGGCGGGCCTGGTGGCCGCGGTCGGGGCGGCGGGTCTGGGCGCGCGCGTCGCGCTGGTCGAGCGCGACCGGCTCGGCGGCGACTGCCTCAACACGGGCTGCGTGCCGAGCAAGGCGCTGATCGCGATCGCGCGAGCGGCCGCGGCGGCGCCACCGGCCGATCCGGCCGCCGCGTTCGCCGCGGCGCTGGCGCGGGTGCGCGCCGTGCGCGCGGCGGTCGCCGAGCACGACAGCGCCCACCGCCTGCGGGATCTCGGGGTCGACGTGTACTTCGGCGCGGCGCGCTTCACGGGTCGGGATCGCGTCGCGGTCGGCGACGCCGAGCTGCGGTTTGCCCGCGCGTGCATCGCCACCGGCGCGCGCCCGGCGGTGCCGCCGATCGAAGGCCTGCGCGAGGCGGGCTACCTGACGAGCGACAGCGTGTTCGACCTCGACGAGCTGCCGCGCCGGCTCGCGATCGTCGGCGGCGGTCCGATCGGGTGCGAGCTGGCCCAGGCGTTCGCCCGGCTCGGTTCGAAGGTCGTGCTCGTCGAGGCGGCCGATCGGCTGCTTCCCCGCGACGACCCGGACGCGGGCGGCATCGTCGCGCGGGCGCTCCAGCGCGACGGCGTGCGGGTGCTCGTGGGCGCGCCCGTCGACCGCGTCGAGCCCGCGCGCACGCTGGTGGCCGGCGGCCAGCGGCTGCGCGTCGACGCGATCCTCGTGGCGACCGGCCGGGCGCCCAATGTCGAAGACCTCGACCTGGCCGCGGCCGGCATCGCGATCGGCCCGCACGGCGTGGCGGTGGACGACAGGCTGCGCACGGCCAACCGGCGAGTCTACGCGGCCGGCGACTGTTGCTCGCCGCTGCGCTACACCCACGCGGCCGACGCGATGGCTCGCATCGTCCTGCGCAACGCGCTGTTCTTCGGCCGCGCGCGCGCGAGCCGGTTGGTGGTGCCGTGGGCGACGTACACCGACCCGGAGGTGGCGGGCGTGGGACTGACGGCCGCCGACGCCGAAAGCCGCGGGATCGCGGCGGTCGTGTACGACGTGGCGATGGCCGAGGTCGACCGCGCGCGCACCGATGGAGCGACGGATGGCTTGTTGCGCGTGGTCACCCGCCGCGGCTCCGACCGCATCCTCGGAGCGACCGCCGTCTCGCCGGTGGCCGGCGAGACCATCGCCGCGGTCGCGTTCGCGATGGCCCACGGCCGCGGCCTGGCCGATTTCGGCCACGCGATCGCGCCGTATCCGACGTACGCGAGGGCGCTCGGCCGGGCGGCGGACGCGTACCAGCGGGCGCGGCTCACGCCGCGGGTCGCACGCTGGCTGGCGTGGCTGTTGCGCCGCCGCCGGTGA